From a region of the Pseudomonadaceae bacterium SI-3 genome:
- a CDS encoding crotonase codes for MTQAEAPVLIEVRNRVGYLTLNRPAGLNAVTLEMVRMLHRQLQQWADDQDVVAVVLRGAGEKAFCAGGDIRSLYDSYKSGDSLHREFFEEEYALDQYIHAYTKPLMALMNGFVLGGGMGLVQGASLRVISERTRMGMPEVGIGYFPDVGGSYFLSRLPNNLGIYMGLTGNHVNAADALYAGLADYSVPHEQFAELERCLDQQDWSMPPLQAQTNFLVSMGCTELPDAPFKALFPAIEKHFAHDSVAAIRQSLAAEERPEYRDWAAETLRVIDSRSPLSVSVTLEMLRRGRTLSLADCFAMELHLDRQWFDQGDIIEGVRALIVDKDKNPRWNPPTLEEVTPARVAAFFAD; via the coding sequence ATGACCCAGGCAGAAGCGCCGGTACTGATCGAGGTACGCAATCGCGTCGGCTATCTCACGCTCAACCGCCCCGCCGGGCTGAATGCCGTCACCCTGGAGATGGTGAGGATGCTGCACCGCCAGTTGCAGCAGTGGGCTGACGACCAAGACGTGGTGGCCGTGGTACTGCGCGGCGCAGGCGAGAAAGCCTTCTGCGCCGGTGGTGACATCCGCTCGCTCTACGACAGCTACAAAAGCGGCGACAGCCTGCACCGCGAGTTTTTCGAGGAGGAATACGCGCTCGATCAGTACATTCATGCGTATACCAAACCCCTGATGGCGCTGATGAATGGCTTCGTCCTGGGCGGCGGCATGGGGCTGGTTCAGGGCGCCTCGCTGCGGGTTATCTCCGAGCGCACGCGCATGGGCATGCCGGAAGTCGGTATCGGCTATTTCCCTGATGTCGGCGGCAGCTACTTCTTGTCGCGCCTGCCAAATAACCTTGGCATTTACATGGGCCTGACCGGCAACCATGTGAATGCTGCTGATGCGCTGTATGCCGGGCTTGCCGATTACAGCGTGCCGCACGAGCAATTCGCCGAACTCGAACGATGCCTCGACCAGCAGGACTGGTCGATGCCGCCACTGCAGGCGCAGACCAACTTTCTGGTTTCGATGGGCTGCACCGAACTGCCGGATGCACCATTCAAAGCCTTATTCCCGGCCATCGAAAAGCATTTCGCCCATGACAGCGTCGCTGCGATTCGCCAGTCGCTGGCCGCCGAAGAGCGCCCCGAGTACCGCGACTGGGCGGCCGAGACCTTGAGGGTGATCGACAGCCGTTCGCCGCTTTCGGTCAGCGTCACGCTAGAGATGCTCCGCCGCGGACGCACCCTGTCGCTGGCCGACTGCTTCGCCATGGAGCTGCATCTGGACCGACAGTGGTTCGATCAGGGCGACATCATCGAAGGCGTCCGGGCTCTGATCGTCGACAAGGATAAGAACCCGCGCTGGAACCCGCCTACGCTGGAGGAAGTGACGCCAGCACGCGTGGCGGCCTTCTTCGCCGACTAG